DNA from Mycobacterium sp. SMC-8:
GCCGTGTAGCTGCATGGCCTTGCCGGCCACGTCGACGGCGGCCGAGCAGGCGTAGGACTTCGCCATCGCGGCGGCCACTGCGGCATCGCCGCCGTCGGCGACGACCCGGACCGCGTCACAGACGAGCCGACGCGATACCTCGATGGCGACCAGCATGTCGGCGCAGGCGTGCTTGACGGCCTGGAAGGATCCGATGGGGCGCCCGAACTGGTGCCGCACCTTCACGTATTCGACAGTGGCCGTGAGCATCTGCTCGGCCAGACCCAGGCTGTCGCAGGCGAGCGCCACCTCGGCGCGATGCCGCACGGTCTCCGGAGCGCCGGTCAGCGGGAGCAGTTCGGTGACCTCGGCCGCGTCGGCGCTGACGGTTGCCAATTGCCGGGTGCTGTCGACCACCGGTTGGGAAACCACGGTCACCTGTGCCGGGTCCACCACCGCCACGGCGCCGCCGACGAGGACCAGAATCCGGTCGGCGCCGACAGCGTCGGGGACGAAGCCGGCGTGTCCGGTCAGCCGGCCGCCGTCGACGGCGAATCCCTCCGTCACGACGGCCAGCCGCCCGGGCCCGGATGCGACGGCGCCGAGCAGCTCGTCGCGAATACCGCTGGGCGACAGTTTGTTCAACACTCCGACAGCCAGAACTGCGCTGCCCAGGAAGGCGTTCGCTCCGGCGGCACGCCCGATCTGGTCGAGGATCACCGCCGTCTCGACGAACGTCGCCCCGGATCCGCCGAGGCTGTCCGGGACTTCCAGGCCGGGCCAGCCCGCGTCCACCAGCACCGGCCAGTCCACGGCACGGTCCTTGGCGAGCACACCGCCGGCGACCGAACGCAGCTCGTCGTGGAACTCGGAGAAGTCCGTCATCCGACGCTCGGTTCCCGCGGCAGGCCCAGCCCGCGTTCGGCGATGATGGTGCGCTGGATCTCGCTGGCACCGCCGGGGATCGTCCACTCCCAGGAGCCCACGAAATCCAGCACCCAGGAACCTGATTCCCATCCGCTCGACATCGGCTTGGCCAGCTCGGTGTGAGCGTCCAGGCCGCCGATCTCGGCGCCGAAATCGGTCAGCCGCTGCAACAGTTCGCTGTAATACAGCTTGACGACCGACGCGTCCGCCGGTCCGGCCGCGCCGTGTTCGACGATCTGCCGGCACAGCCCACGCAGTCCGGTGATCTCGGTCTCGAACCCGGCCAATCGGTCGGCGACGATCGGGTCGTCCAGCGGCGCGGACTCCACCAGCCGGCGGAATCCGGCCGTGCCGAGCCGCTCCGCGAGTTCGAGCATGGTCATCCCCCGCTCGGCGCCCAGCGTCGCCTGCGCCACCTGCCAGCCGTTGTTCTCCGCGCCGATCAGGTTGGCGGCCGGAATCTTCACCTCGTCGAGGAAGATCTCGCAGAAGTGCGAGTCACCGATGGCGTTGCGGATCGGGCGTACCTGCACGCCCGGGGTGGTCATGTCCAGCAGAAAGTACGAAATGCCCGCGCTCTTTCGAGCACCGGGGCGCTTCGGCGCATCCGGGTCGGTGCGGGCCAGCAACAGGCACCAGTCGGCATGCATCCCGCCGCTGGCCCACAGTTTCTGTCCGCTGACCACGTAATAGTCCTCGCCGTCGGCGCCGCACCGGCGGGCGGTGGTGCGCAGCGCGGCCAGATCCGAACCCGCCTCGGGTTCGGAGAAGCCCTGAACCCAGATCTCGCCGTCGAGAATTGCCGGCAGGTGCCGCCGGCGCTGCTCGTCGGTGCCCGCGACCAGCAGGGTGGACGCGGCGTGGTGGATCCCGACGAACGCCAACACGAGCCGGGGCGCATCATGGGCGGCCAGCTCCTGGTACAGCACCACCTGCCGGTCGACCGAGAGGCCACCACCCCATTCGGCCGGCCAGTGCGGCACGGCGTATCCGGCGGTGTGCAGTTCGGCGAACCACGCCTTCTGGAAGCGGACGAACTCGTCGTCGCTCACCCCGGTCTGGGTGGCCCGCCAGTCGGCCGGGATGTGGTCGCGGCACCAGGCCCGGACCTCGGCGCGAAACTCGTCGAGCACGGTCATGCGAACAGTCCCGTCAGGCCGCGGCGTCCGGCACGCCGGGTGAGGTGGTCGCGCGTGGCGGACAGTCCGAACGGCAGCCGGCGCAGCGGTTGGCTGTGGCGCGACAGCCATGACAGGGTCGTCTCGTCGCAGAAGCCGGCCGCGCCGTGCAACTGGTGGCACACCCGGAACACCACCTCGGCGGCTTCGATGGCGGCCATCCGCAGTGCGAGCGCGTCGTCGACGGCGTGCGGCTGGTCGGTGGCGATGCTCCACACCGCGTGCTTGGCCAGGATGTCCACCCCACTGCGCTCGACTTCGGCGTCGGTGAGCTGGAACTGCACCCCCTGAAACGAGGCCAGTGTCTGGCCGAACTGTTGACGCAGGCTCACGTGCGCGACGGTCAGCGCCACCGCGCGGTCGAGCATGCCCAGCAGGCTCCAGCACGGCAGCACCAGTGCCAGAGCGACGTCCGCGGCGCCGGCATTGTCGACGGGAGAGAGCTCCAGCTCCGTGACGAACGCCGGCCCGGTACCGCGGTGCCCGGCGACCAGCGACCGGTTGCCGTCGAGATCGACTGCGGCCCAACGCAGATCCAGACCGGCGATCGCGGCGGCCGGGCGGGCGCCGCCGGCCACGACCAGGCCGTCGACATCAAGGTCCGCGGGTGCGGCCAACCGCTCGGCGAGCGGGTACGGCAGCGCCCAGTAACCGGCACTGCGGCACAGGGCGGCAGCGGCTTCCAGCCCGTCGGCGTCGGCGCGCGGGTCCAGATCCCACGCGCCGAGGCCGTCCAGGACGGGACCGACCAGTGCTGCACGGGTGTCGGGCGCGGCCTCGGCCTGTTCGACCAGCCGGTCTCCGCCGGCGTTTTCGAAAGCGTGCCGGGCCTGCCTGCCGTATTCCAGCGCGTCGTCGCTGAGATCCAGGATCATTTCCCAGCCCCTGCTGAGAGCATTGCGCGGGACAGCAGAATACGTTGCATCTCAATGCTCCCCGAGGACACAGTGGACGCCTGCGAGTAGCGCCAGTGGTCGTCGACCTCACCGAGGAACCACGCCGCGCGGTGGTCGTCATGGCACACCTGCGCCGCGATGTCCATCAACACCTCCGCGCTGTCCTGGTCCAGTGTGGTGACCGCGATGCGGTAGGCCGACGCGTCGCCGGGGGTGATGCGACCGCTGCTCTGCAGCGCCACCACCCGGTAGGCGAGCAGCCGGGCGCGGCGACAGTGGGTCAGCATCCGGATCCAGCGGCCCCGCAGCTCGGCGGGCAGCGACTCCCACCGGTCCCCCAGCACCGCCGGTGCCGCCGCCAAAAGCCGTTCGCAGCGGGCGTATCTCGCAATGCCGACGCGTTCGAACGCCATCACGTCCTGCACGATCGACCAGCCTGCGTCGACGGTGCCGAGTACGTCGGCCTCGGTGACCCTCAGGTCGTCGAAGAACACCTCGTTCAGGTGGTGCGGGCCCAGCATGGTGCGGATCGGGCGCACCGTGATCGCCGGATCGTCCATCGGCACAAGGAAGATCGTCAGACCCTGCTGCTTCTTCCGGGTCGCGCCCTCCCCCACCTTCGAGGTGC
Protein-coding regions in this window:
- a CDS encoding acyl-CoA dehydrogenase family protein; this translates as MTDFSEFHDELRSVAGGVLAKDRAVDWPVLVDAGWPGLEVPDSLGGSGATFVETAVILDQIGRAAGANAFLGSAVLAVGVLNKLSPSGIRDELLGAVASGPGRLAVVTEGFAVDGGRLTGHAGFVPDAVGADRILVLVGGAVAVVDPAQVTVVSQPVVDSTRQLATVSADAAEVTELLPLTGAPETVRHRAEVALACDSLGLAEQMLTATVEYVKVRHQFGRPIGSFQAVKHACADMLVAIEVSRRLVCDAVRVVADGGDAAVAAAMAKSYACSAAVDVAGKAMQLHGGIGYTWESGIHVYLKRATLNRSLFGSAAAQRKRLSQRYSKGI
- a CDS encoding acyl-CoA dehydrogenase family protein → MTVLDEFRAEVRAWCRDHIPADWRATQTGVSDDEFVRFQKAWFAELHTAGYAVPHWPAEWGGGLSVDRQVVLYQELAAHDAPRLVLAFVGIHHAASTLLVAGTDEQRRRHLPAILDGEIWVQGFSEPEAGSDLAALRTTARRCGADGEDYYVVSGQKLWASGGMHADWCLLLARTDPDAPKRPGARKSAGISYFLLDMTTPGVQVRPIRNAIGDSHFCEIFLDEVKIPAANLIGAENNGWQVAQATLGAERGMTMLELAERLGTAGFRRLVESAPLDDPIVADRLAGFETEITGLRGLCRQIVEHGAAGPADASVVKLYYSELLQRLTDFGAEIGGLDAHTELAKPMSSGWESGSWVLDFVGSWEWTIPGGASEIQRTIIAERGLGLPREPSVG
- a CDS encoding acyl-CoA dehydrogenase family protein translates to MILDLSDDALEYGRQARHAFENAGGDRLVEQAEAAPDTRAALVGPVLDGLGAWDLDPRADADGLEAAAALCRSAGYWALPYPLAERLAAPADLDVDGLVVAGGARPAAAIAGLDLRWAAVDLDGNRSLVAGHRGTGPAFVTELELSPVDNAGAADVALALVLPCWSLLGMLDRAVALTVAHVSLRQQFGQTLASFQGVQFQLTDAEVERSGVDILAKHAVWSIATDQPHAVDDALALRMAAIEAAEVVFRVCHQLHGAAGFCDETTLSWLSRHSQPLRRLPFGLSATRDHLTRRAGRRGLTGLFA
- a CDS encoding acyl-CoA dehydrogenase family protein encodes the protein MDFDMGKRAADLRRELRDLVNEHVPEHFLGAFTDDPADLETAQAFCRTLAERNLLCLAWPEQFGGSGASVWEQTVVREEMWAHHEPRGAQYMGVNWVGPIIMRHGTEEQQRQHLPPIAAGEVIWCQGFSEPEAGSDLASLRTYARPAEDGDGWLVSGQKIWTSYATMAQWCFLLARTSKVGEGATRKKQQGLTIFLVPMDDPAITVRPIRTMLGPHHLNEVFFDDLRVTEADVLGTVDAGWSIVQDVMAFERVGIARYARCERLLAAAPAVLGDRWESLPAELRGRWIRMLTHCRRARLLAYRVVALQSSGRITPGDASAYRIAVTTLDQDSAEVLMDIAAQVCHDDHRAAWFLGEVDDHWRYSQASTVSSGSIEMQRILLSRAMLSAGAGK